A window from Chroicocephalus ridibundus chromosome 19, bChrRid1.1, whole genome shotgun sequence encodes these proteins:
- the IL22RA1 gene encoding interleukin-22 receptor subunit alpha-1: MKQFLIVLAAFSVIGIVTTERSSCLKHAAFSSTNFENILTWETEADIPPGTVFDVQYKQYGEKSWLNKPECQSITQPFCNLTRETENFTEHYYARVRATGQNYCSSNWVRSERFEPRKETIIGAPKVEYIPYVRSIKFLIWPPYTPLRGEDDRQLTVEDIYSKFGAVDYHLTIFNQRTQQKWTKNEHNKEFEVSNLDPDTEYNGTVYIYLLQKSSKAQVFWVKTLADNSWLLYCFVALAFCAGLVFASISYVIYKYVKQHSAQPMSLDFRGISSFQPLTLTVEHIIKPINLSKPSLLIPEVQLPQICQHLDRVLEPPRSFRPPETAYQQQTDVPTFQLATQPPCLASTAPAGYAPQIAEQSIPTATSSKILPLTYGVCVEGTDYVDKKNLQPNEMLKEVSPDSSIGGKLITQMLDKSCSHWDYKEQRPNLALWNSSDKRESVLLQGSPGQTQHLLLRTDGMESKVHVSQLSLSLLEQGGCYRQQTAELPLLLSSVKVDTDYVPEDESLSPLSGTLLFSVGTGNNFPGEKNTERWMLPYSFSHSANKLQFPETQETEMLAAMKELSCTKLNNIVSQNTISDQDNGTPLTMLFKDLDLKVLWDQDENTEFY, translated from the exons ATGAAGCAATTTCTGATCGTCTTGGCTGCATTTTCAGTGATCG GCATTGTGACTACAGAGAGGTCATCATGTCTGAAACATGCAGCATTTTCTTCTACAAACTTTGAGAACATCCTGACATGGGAAACCGAAGCAGATATTCCCCCTGGCACTGTATTTGATGTCCAATATAAACA GTATGGAGAAAAATCCTGGCTTAACAAGCCCGAGTGCCAGAGCATCACACAGCCTTTCTGCAATCTCACTCGTGAAACTGAAAACTTCACGGAGCATTACTACGCCAGGGTGAGGGCCACCGGCCAGAACTACTGCTCCTCCAACTGGGTGCGCTCAGAAAGATTTGAACCCAGAAAAGAGA CTATTATTGGAGCACCAAAAGTGGAATATATTCCTTATGTACGGTCCATAAAGTTTCTTATATGGCCCCCCTATACTCCACTGAGAGGTGAGGATGACCGCCAGCTAACCGTAGAGGACATTTATAGCAAATTTGGTGCTGTTGATTATCACTTAACGATATTCAACCAAAGGACACAGCAAAAG tgGACAAAGAATGAGCACAACAAAGAATTTGAAGTTTCCAACTTGGACCCAGACACTGAATATAATGGAACAGTATACATATATCTcctccagaaaagcagcaaagctcaAGTATTTTGGGTAAAAACACTAGCAG ACAACTCATGGCTTCTCTACTGCTTCGTGGCACTTGCGTTCTGTGCCGGATTGGTGTTTGCTTCAATTAGCTATGTGATCTATAAATACGTCAAGCAACACAGTGCGCAGCCGATGTCTTTG GACTTCAGAGGGATATCATCATTCCAGCCTCTTACACTGACAGTGGAGCATATTATAAAGCCCATTAATTTATCCAAACCTTCACTTCTCATCCCTGAAGTGCAGTTACCACAGATCTGCCAACATTTGGATAGAGTCCTGGAGCCACCACGGTCTTTCCGTCCACCAGAAACTGCCTATCAGCAACAGACAGACGTACCGACATTCCAGCTAGCCACTCAGCCACCCTGCTTGGcaagcacagctcctgctggTTATGCTCCTCAAATAGCTGAGCAAAGCATTCCTACGGCCACGTCCAGCAAAATTCTGCCCTTAACCTATGGGGTGTGTGTCGAAGGCACAGACTATGTTGACAAGAAGAATTTGCAGCCAAACGAAATGCTAAAGGAAGTTTCTCCAGATAGTTCTATTGGTGGAAAGCTCATAACCCAGATGCTGGACAAGAGCTGCAGCCATTGGGATTACAAAGAACAGAGGCCAAACTTGGCATTGTGGAACAGCAGTGACAAAAGAGAGTCAGTTCTCCTACAGGGGAGCCCTGGGCAAACCCAACACCTGCTGTTGCGGACTGACGGAATGGAAAGTAAAGTGCATGTATCCCAGCTGTCACTGTCTTTGCTGGAACAAGGAGGATGCTATAGACAGCAGACAGCAGAACTGCCACTGTTATTGTCTTCAGTGAAAGTTGACACAGACTATGTTCCAGAGGATGAATCACTGTCACCTCTGTCAGGAACCCTCCTCTTCTCAGTCGGTACTGGTAACAACTTCCCTGGAGAGAAGAACACAGAGCGGTGGATGTTGCCATATTCATTCTCACATTCTGCAAATAAACTGCAGTTCCCAGAGActcaagaaacagaaatgttagCAGCAATGAAGGAGTTAAGCTGCACAAAACTGAATAACATTGTGTCCCAAAACACTATCTCAGACCAGGACAATGGCACTCCTCTCACTATGCTGTTCAAAGATTTGGACTTAAAAGTACTGTGGGATCAGGatgaaaacacagaattttatTAG
- the IFNLR1 gene encoding interferon lambda receptor 1, with protein MSTWRVRVLMALCFLRQTRGHNQLPSPQNVTLLSKDFDMILTWTPGEGSPPDVTYTVRYKSQERMDKWIKVPHCKNIHRTSCNLTCVLPNFFVKVQARVKAVSGAFQSPWVESQFKEYHLDVQLAPPVLNVNVRENLIHVNASFPLATCVESLSWMYDLNLWEAGSEDKKQYEQNFRKNTVTIDTTALRGNYCLSARSSFQSIDFKYSKFSQPLCVLLNHKAVEWKFTFYAAIPVFVLFLTSAFFIFLLKLNAKLKKMPHALDLSHVKATGPAFHCEPSEKEFFRDYLICTEKPMSQRKTNKTLTRNNLPWMASFLSSSSSEEEEEEEEEDSSTFIPYTEMPQFPKRHLNCQPSRTAEGETSLDSGTGGLSVDSESVLDLSTLGFSFLPMTKNEVDTSGSQGNEKASLSHSSSLGRISLTDVRFSDSREHDTDRDECLEMTPLQTPMERICDKLADNEHYLHKKAHLLTKYYQKAIADLHVRTGEISQLSKDPNTGLLISFQTLQVAEDEGIASDSDSDNFTEGTPLASAVPSDAFETSNMEAKYDQKFKFKGYEHTHYMGRS; from the exons ATGTCTACCTGGAGAGTCAGAGTTCTGATGGCACTGTGCTTCCTGCGGCAGACTAGAG GTCATAATCAACTTCCCTCTCCTCAAAATGTTACCCTACTGTCAAAGGATTTTGACATGATTTTGACATGGACTCCAGGAGAAGGCTCTCCACCAGATGTGACATACACTGTGAGGTATAAAAG cCAGGAACGCATGGACAAATGGATAAAGGTTCCTCATTGCAAAAATATTCACAGAACCTCCTGCAATCTAACTTGTGTGCTTCCAAACTTCTTTGTTAAAGTCCAGGCTCGAGTAAAAGCTGTTTCTGGAGCATTCCAGTCGCCATGGGTAGAATCACAATTCAAGGAATACCATTTGGATG TGCAACTGGCTCCCCCAGTGCTAAACGTGAACGTCAGGGAGAACTTAATTCACGTGAATGCCTCCTTCCCTTTGGCCACCTGTGTGGAGAGTTTATCTTGGATGTATGACTTGAACCTTTGGGAAGCTGGATCTGAAGACAAG aagCAATACGAACAGAACTTTAGGAAGAATACAGTGACTATCGACACCACTGCACTTAGAGGCAACTACTGTTTAAGTGCCAGATCTTCCTTCCAAAGCATTGACTTCAAGTACAGCAAATTCTCCCAACCACTGTGTGTGCTATTAAACCACAAAG cagtgGAATGGAAATTCACATTTTATGCCGCAATCCCTGTGTTCGTCCTCTTTCTGACAAGTGCCTTCTTCATCTTCTTGTTGAAACTAAATGCGAAGCTAAAGAAGATGCCTCATGCTTTG GATTTATCTCATGTAAAAGCCACTGGACCAGCCTTTCACTGTGAGCCCAGTGAAAAGGAATTCTTCAGGGACTATCTCATCTGCACAGAGAAGCCAATGTCacaaaggaagacaaacaaaactTTAACAAGAAACAACCTACCATGGATGGCTTCTTTcctatcatcatcatcatcggaggaggaggaggaggaggaagaagaagacaGCAGTACTTTCATCCCATACACTGAAATGCCTCAGTTTCCAAAGAGACATCTCAACTGTCAACCATCCAGAACAGCTGAGGGGGAAACTAGCTTGGACTCTGGAACTGGAGGTCTCTCTGTGGATAGTGAATCTGTGCTTGACCTAAGTACCTTGGGTTTCTCGTTCCTTCCAATGACAAAAAATGAGGTGGACACCTCAGGATCCCAAGGAAATGAGAAGGCATCCCTTTCTCACAGCTCCTCTTTGGGAAGAATATCCCTCACTGATGTGAGATTCTCAGATTCTAGGGAACATGATACAGACAGGGATGAATGCCTGGAAATGACCCCGCTTCAAACACCGATGGAGAGGATTTGTGACAAACTCGCAGACAATGAACACTATCTGCATAAGAAGGCTCATCTTTTAACCAAATATTACCAGAAAGCAATAGCTGATCTACATGTCCGGACTGGTGAGATCTCACAGCTCAGTAAGGATCCCAATACTGGACTGCTCATTTCCTTTCAGACATTACAGGTGGCAGAAGATGAAGGTATTGCAAGTGACTCTGACAGCGATAATTTTACAGAAGGGACACCTCTTGCATCCGCAGTGCCAAGTGATGCATTTGAGACTTCAAATATGGAGGCAAAATATGATCAAAAGTTTAAATTCAAAGGCTACGAGCACACACATTACATGGGAAGGAGCTAG